The following is a genomic window from Elaeis guineensis isolate ETL-2024a chromosome 10, EG11, whole genome shotgun sequence.
tttaatgcctgcagatcgattttttaatttaaaaattttaaatgatgaaaatatttttattttttaaaaaaaaattataatattccgtacatagtatggcatcctgcattatattatgatatcctgtagacaaaaattataactttctggatgcaagatgtcataatatagacataaaatatcataattttattaaaaaataaaaatattttttttgtatgtttAGAATAAGatggatatatttatttttatttgatttattttgtctgatttatcaaaaaaattggtGAACCCTTACACATCTATAATGTGCAACTCCAAGGGCACTCCTTGGCTTTCCCTCTCACCCACATGTCGTCCCTGCAACTTAGAAGTCTCATAATTGTATACGAACTAATGGCACGACAAGCATCTAATTCTATTCCTAGTGTCACGTCAGGGAATCACTTTGCATGACACGTTTCCGCCATGTGTAATAATAGACGAACTGATCGGGTGATCATTTGCCATAGCTTAGGTTTATAATATTCCCTGATAAGACGTAGATGAACCCTGTTcatttttcaccagcatgtctttaactcgaaaaagagaaccttccaGACGATGGGGGATGGCTGCTAACCCTTATCGCTATCTCAGAGAGTTGGACCAAATCCATCCATGCCTCGTTGGCAACCATCCTTACACGTGCCACCCTTCACCGTCCCACGCCCTCACACCTGTCACCCCCAGAGTAAAACCAGCTTCTTTATAACATGGTCCCCATGACCCCTTCTCCCACTTCCCCTTCTCTCCTTTTCACCCTCCCTCCCATGGCCTCCCAGAACCTCACACACCGCCCCAGGGATGAGCCCGCCGCCACTACCTCCACCccttccaccaccaccaccaagaATAGAAAGGCCCAAAAGATGGCCATTGCCAAGCAAGGCCTCCGCTCCCTGGCTGTCGCCATTGCCATACCTTTCGTCCTCACCACCTTATCGGCCTCCGCCTCTGGCACCGCCACCACCACCGCCGTCTCGAAGGCCTTCTGGCACCCCCCAGTCTGGGCCTTCCACCTGGCCTCCATCTCCACCTCCTGCCTCATGGGCCTCTCGGCCTGGCTCGTGTGGGCCGAGGGCGGCTTCCACTCCCAACCCACCACCCTGCCCCTCTTCCTGACGCAGTTATTATTGGGCCTGGCCTGGGGCCCTCTGGTTTTCCGGCTCGGCGCCACCCGGGTGGCCCTGGTGGTCTGCATCACCCTCTTTGGCGCCCTCTTCGCTTGCTCTCAGAGCTTCCACCGGGTGAATCCCATCGCCGGCGACCTCGTGAAGCCATGCCTCGCCTGGGTTTCCTTCCTTGCATTGTTCAACTACACGCTTGTGTGAAGTTTGGCTCTGTGTACGCTATTTGCTGGATCTTTTATACATAGTTTTCATAGCTTATTAAGATGTATCTAAGGTTCTGGATCTGCTCATTtcctttttttaattataattaggAAACCTATAATGTGCACCAAAACTTGTCTTGAAAGGCATGTGATGTTGTGGacagcttttagccattagccaaTGTCTAAAGTTTGAATAGTTGATCCTTATTAATTTTTCTTGAATGGTTATTTTGTTTGAGACCATATTAACATGGCCCCAAAGTGTAGGCTCATGTTTTAATAAGGGTGGGTATGTACCTCAGGCGAAATAGGGTCCACCTCAACttagttattaaaaaaaatttttaaaaaaaaagggtcCAAAATTATGGTTTGGCCCTTCTTACCATGCCCAAATCTGAAGGAGATCTGCTTTGGCCTATCAAATGAGAAGCAGATTTCTGTTCCTTTCCCCcccctagagagagagagagagagaggaggcaataTATTGTATTCAGAGTTCTGGCTCTTTGGCATCTAATTAGAAGCAGATTAGGATGAATCTAGGTAAAGCTGGACCATGGTGCCGAACATCCTCACACATTATCAGCAAAGAAAGTCCTTTGTGTAAAACTAGCATAGATCTATCCTTGTATCATTGAAAGAGAATAGATAGAACCAAAAGCCTTGGTTGGGAAACCCAAGTGGTAATTACTTCTGTACCTCCTCTCATTTTATTTGTCATTTTATTTCCgatctttattttctttatagGTAGACATCAACCATCATCTCTCAAAGCTGATACACTTTTGAGTACTTGCATGATCGCTCACAAAAATCTGCCTTAAATACATCTTCCAACAGAGAGCTCATACGAGCGAGTCCCGGAGCAACCCAAAGCTTGCTGAAAACAAACACCTTGCATTAACCAAATAGTGGACGCCTCAGAGCGTTTTGAAGATATCTTGTTCCAAATACCTTGCAATCTACCCTGGGCATCGTTTCTTATGATCAATCACTTAAGAGTAAGCAACAATTCATCTACGTTAACTTAAACCATGGGAATACCACTGGCAACCAGCGATTCTTGGCAAGGTTTTAGCAGCCAAATTTGgaaatattcttttttttcttttttttttctttgagggAAGGAAAGATTTCAAATACATTTGCATGCTATTTTTGTGTTGTTTGTATCCTATTAAACTTGTACAATGGGATTGATCCAAAAAAAAGAGTGTAAATATAAGTCAAACAAGCAAGCAAGGTGGCTAGCTAGCTAAATACGCCATTTAATTCCCAAGGAATTTGATAATAAGACTGGAGCAAATTTAAGATGTGACCCTCAAATTAACAGATCACCAGAGTTTCAAGAAACCAACCACTTTGATTTGCTTGCAATAGAACGTTCCTTTTTGTGACAACTTGAAACTGGTGGCATTTGCAACCGCTGCAACAGTGTCTTCACTCCCTTCCCACAACTGAAGCTGCCATTCATTGTACAGACACTGAAAACCAAGGCTAAAGCTGCGATTTGCGCCGCTCATTTACAGTAATCTAAAGCGTTTGAACCTGGAATCCAGGTTAAAATCAAATGGATAGGTGAAAGAAACTAACAGATAGATGTCCTTCCATTAGCTTTAGTTGGGTGATTTGCAGAGCTTTCTTAGAGTTACGGAAGTCCTCCTCTTCTGATGAATTTCTTTCCCTTCCCACAACTGATACCCTGGTTTGCGGTTTATCTCATGCTTCCAAAGATAACGTGCTTCCCCAGACATAAGAACTAAGGAGCCTGGACTTAATAAGATGGGAATCCTCATTGAAGAAGTCTCTTCCCCTTGAAGCTCAGCATTACCATCTCCCCCTTTACATTGTGTAAAATGCATCACACAAGCAGATTCTAAGGAAACAATGGCAATTCCATCCTCAAAGCGCATCAAATCCACATGCGCACAAATTCCCTGCATAAATGAAAAGGATCAAATGCCCACCAGTGGAAATTGAATGAAAACAAAAGGAAAGGGAACTCGCTATTTCCTTCGATCATAAGATACAATGAGATGGACTTGTTGAGATGAAGTGAACAACAAAAAGCATCCTTATCAGAAAGAACAATAAAAATTAAGAACCAACTTCTGCAATTATAAGAGGATGGACAAGGTTAACACAACCTTCTCGTCTGGACTTCTTAATCTTTTGCACATAACCTTAACGAGATGTGAATCAAGTCCAGTTCTTGTAAATCATGTCAGGATGATAATTTCAAGGTATGCGAAAAAAAATATGTTCATCTTTTTTTATCTGCTTTTCAAGCTATCATGCACATACATCAACAAAGATATTCCAGGTCGATCATGCCGTGCACTGGACTAACTTTAGGATCAACAGGCATAAAGAAAAACTGTAGAATATCTGCAATGTTTTTGATCAAGGATAGCTCTGTCCCTCAAGTGACATGACATACAAATTTACTGTACACACTATATTTCACAGAAGATCACCATGAGACTCTCCAATGAAAACTTTAGTTGCTTTTTCATCCTAGATGTGAACCTTTTAGCGGCTGTTAGCTTGGTCTCCTTGAGGTCCTTAAAGTCGGGTTTATGGGGACCATGGACTGATTAATGCGACAGGAAAATGTTCCTTAGACTGATTTTATGGCATGTTGGTTGGGGGGAGTTGAACTTTAGAATTGGAATAGGAATGAGAATGCATGACTCACATTCCAGCTATTCGGTTGAGTCCCATTCCCATTTTGCTTTTGGAGGAAATGGGAATGCCTCAATCCCCCAATATCCAATCTTTACACTTTCCTAATATTCAAATCCCATTGCGATTCCGATTCTGGTCATGAATCAAACataccaagggatatcatcattCCAATCCATCCTGATTCCAATTCCAGGTGCGAATCAAATGCATGGTAAAATTCTGGAGCATGGCAGAAGTTATTATACTGGAGGGCTTAAAATAtcacatgcacaaacactaaaGATGTAATAGCATCTGAATGAAACACATGCAGCACTTGCCTTCATGGAGTGCTAACGGTAAGTTCAAGAAAATGTCCCAGTTGAGGGATCTACATGGACTTTGTGAAGGTTGGTTTGGAAACAAAAGGTGATCAGGGAAAAAGGAATAGGAGCAAAATTCATatcatctaaaattagaatgtcaGGTGTAACAGAAAATTTTGAAATCTGCAAGAAGACCAGTCATAAGGGCTGATGCTGGATAAGTtaactaaatataatatatatacaagaaattcatgcatgaataaACAAGCACTTCCTTAAAGAGATACATTAGGCTGCAGAGAAAAGTAGCAATAAGCCAGAACAATATAACATATCCTCACCCTGGAAGAAGAAATATGGACACATAAATCATCATAGTTAAGTAGACAACAAGATGATAACTCATGAACTCTGAAAGATAAAAGTACAAAGCATACTCAGAGAACGGCAAAACGTCATTATCAAAggattatttagagaaacaaacaATGGAAAGTAACACACGAAAAGAGTGTAAGtagaaaggaaatatggccgCACCTCACCTGGTTCATACACATTTGCAATAAGTTGATCAAAAAGTGGTTCTCTCCACAACAAATTTAATGGCAGAGGACAAGTTTCTTCAGCATCCTGATCTTCAGAATTTGACCCTCTGCTAGCCTCAAAAGATACTTCACCAAAGCAAGCTGCTTCACGAACTAATCTAGCAAGTTCAGTTGCCCATTCTGGAAGGTCCCCAAATCTCATAGCCTATAAAAGAATTATAAGGCAGAGAAGTTAGATTTACAAGGGAGAACTTATACAGATCGAGCAATCACAGTCCATTGATTAGTTATATGACTGACTTTAACTACATTATGCCCCTGACAAGATTATGATgatctttaaaattaatttagagcaagatatatattatatatatgtgtgcgcACGTGCATGTGTTTCACGAACTAATCTAGTAAGTTCAGTCGCCCATTCTGGAAGGTCCCCAAATCTCTTCTTTTAAGAaagagaatctctctctctctctctgtcatagCCTACAAAAGAATTATGACAGagaatatatatgtgtgtgtgtgtgtgacatCTCAAAGTAGTGCtacaattttattaaaaaaaaaaaaaccttgctATTTAGGGCATGGTTGAAGTATGTCTTCCCTACAAACTACTCGGTATGATGGTGGTCCCTAAAGATCCCTAAACTGAAGGCTCATTTTGGGATAAAGAGCAACAAGTATCGATCAGGACTTTGGAAATATAAATCTTCGTAATAAGAAGCATTTGTACTCATCACCAGCATCGTCCAGTTGAATACCAAAGTATAGACACTGACACAATGACCAGCAGGTGCCAAAGTACTGCAATGCTAAACACTTGGGTGAAGGAAACCAGTATACAGAAAGAGCTAAACCAAGCATAGAACCGAATGGCAGAAAAACCAACAAAGTATTGGCCAGAAAAGTAGTCTGGATGCAAATAAATGGCCTATTAATGCATCAATTAAGAAAAAGCTCCAAAATGAATTCTTCTCACaaactccctctctctctttctcaatgTCATTGTATCCTAGGGAATTCTCAAATTTACTTCCACATTCTATCGCTATTTTT
Proteins encoded in this region:
- the LOC105052508 gene encoding translocator protein homolog, which translates into the protein MVPMTPSPTSPSLLFTLPPMASQNLTHRPRDEPAATTSTPSTTTTKNRKAQKMAIAKQGLRSLAVAIAIPFVLTTLSASASGTATTTAVSKAFWHPPVWAFHLASISTSCLMGLSAWLVWAEGGFHSQPTTLPLFLTQLLLGLAWGPLVFRLGATRVALVVCITLFGALFACSQSFHRVNPIAGDLVKPCLAWVSFLALFNYTLV
- the LOC105052509 gene encoding alkylated DNA repair protein ALKBH8 homolog isoform X1 produces the protein MGFGHGTEGGAMEEDDTEIQRRVLEEAFGESSDDDGPACSAADPSLSRQPIWESVAGIKGLWLCRDFLWIKQQSLLLSAIEREGWFSDNSHNQAMRFGDLPEWATELARLVREAACFGEVSFEASRGSNSEDQDAEETCPLPLNLLWREPLFDQLIANVYEPGEGICAHVDLMRFEDGIAIVSLESACVMHFTQCKGGDGNAELQGEETSSMRIPILLSPGSLVLMSGEARYLWKHEINRKPGYQLWEGKEIHQKRRTSVTLRKLCKSPN